A section of the Primulina eburnea isolate SZY01 chromosome 1, ASM2296580v1, whole genome shotgun sequence genome encodes:
- the LOC140841645 gene encoding 4-hydroxyphenylpyruvate dioxygenase: protein MLAPFSSSFTSPTILHSQTDSTQHTSNQTEQMGKDSSSATDSTAFKLVGFKNFQRSNPKSDHFLVKSFHHVEFWCGDATNTSRRFSWGLGMPLSAKSDLSTGNSVHASYLLRSGDLNFLFTAPYSPSIASAVSASIPTFSFSNHCSFSSSHGFAVRALAIEVESAFSAFSASVSRGARPVSPPVFLSDSKTAIAEVHLYGDVVLRFVSYDGDDSAINNKFSFLPGFEPVEHSESYQELDYGIRRLDHAVGNVPELGPVVDYFKKFTGFHDFAEFTAEDIGTTESGLNSVVLANNNENVLFPLNEPVFGTKRKSQIQTYLEHNEGAGVQHLALVSEDIFRTLREMRKRSWVGGFEFMPGPPPTYYKNLKSRAGDVLTDEHIKECEELEILVDRDDQGTLLQIFTKPIGDRPTIFIEIIQRIGCMLKDEGGKVYQKGGCGGFGKGNFSELFKSIEEYEKMLEAKQVTEAATA from the exons ATGCTGGCACCGTTTTCGTCCTCGTTCACCTCGCCCACAATCCTCCATTCTCAAACCGACTCCACTCAGCACACATCAAATCAAACCGAACAAATGGGCAAGGATTCCTCCTCCGCCACCGACTCCACGGCGTTTAAGCTCGTGGGATTCAAGAATTTCCAACGCAGCAACCCGAAATCCGACCATTTCCTCGTCAAAAGCTTCCACCACGTCGAATTTTGGTGCGGAGACGCTACCAACACCTCTCGGCGTTTTTCATGGGGTCTGGGCATGCCATTATCTGCCAAATCGGACCTGTCCACGGGAAACTCTGTTCACGCCTCTTATCTTCTTCGTTCTGGCGACCTTAACTTCCTATTCACCGCCCCATATTCACCCTCTATTGCTTCTGCTGTATCGGCCTCTATTCCTACGTTTTCTTTCTCCAATCACTGTTCATTTTCCTCATCTCATGGTTTCGCTGTGCGCGCTCTCGCCATTGAAGTCGAATCCGCCTTCTCTGCCTTCTCTGCTTCCGTATCCCGCGGTGCCAGACCCGTCTCACCACCAGTGTTTCTGTCAGACAGTAAAACAGCCATTGCTGAGGTTCATTTGTATGGTGATGTGGTTCTACGTTTCGTCAGCTATGATGGTGACGATTCGGCGATTAATAATAAGTTCTCCTTTTTACCCGGGTTTGAGCCGGTGGAACACTCCGAATCTTATCAAGAACTGGATTATGGGATCAGGAGGCTTGATCATGCGGTAGGAAATGTGCCCGAATTGGGCCCTGTCGTGGACTACTTTAAAAAGTTCACCGGGTTCCACGATTTTGCTGAATTCACAGCTGAGGATATTGGTACAACGGAGAGCGGTTTGAATTCTGTGGTTCTGGCGAACAACAATGAGAATGTGTTATTCCCATTGAACGAACCGGTATTTGGGACGAAAAGAAAAAGCCAGATACAGACTTATTTGGAGCACAACGAAGGGGCAGGGGTGCAGCATTTGGCATTGGTGAGTGAGGATATTTTTAGGACTTTGAGGGAGATGAGGAAGAGAAGTTGGGTAGGGGGATTTGAGTTCATGCCCGGGCCACCTCCTACTTATTATAAGAATTTGAAAAGCAGGGCTGGAGACGTGCTTACCGATGAACATATTAAGGAGTGCGAGGAGTTGGAGATCTTGGTGGACAGGGATGACCAAGGGACTTTGCTTCAGATATTCACCAAGCCTATTGGTGACAG GCCAACAATATTTATTGAGATAATTCAAAGAATCGGGTGCATGCTCAAAGACGAAGGAGGAAAAGTATATCAGAAAGGTGGGTGTGGAGGATTTGGGAAGGGAAACTTCTCCGAACTCTTTAAATCTATTGAAGAATACGAGAAAATGCTCGAGGCAAAACAAGTCACTGAAGCAGCAACCGCTTGA